A DNA window from Anaerocolumna sp. AGMB13020 contains the following coding sequences:
- the rsmG gene encoding 16S rRNA (guanine(527)-N(7))-methyltransferase RsmG has protein sequence MNQIEKLMNAAKKENIVITEEQAKQLVKYYEMIVETNKVMNLTAITEFDEVLTKHFMDSLSIVRVYDFNKSLTLIDVGTGAGFPGIPLKIIYPKIKVTLMDSLNKRINFLKEVITELELEDIDAIHARAEDLGRDSNYREKYDVCVSRAVANLSTLSEYCMPLVKVKGFFLSYKGSNVQEEVKNAKKAVKLLGGRINGCEEFSLEGDIGRSFVIIEKIEKISDKYPRSSGKPSKEPL, from the coding sequence ATGAATCAAATAGAAAAATTGATGAATGCGGCAAAGAAAGAAAATATAGTAATAACGGAAGAACAGGCAAAACAATTGGTAAAGTATTATGAAATGATTGTTGAGACGAATAAGGTAATGAACCTGACAGCTATTACTGAGTTTGATGAGGTTTTAACAAAACATTTTATGGATAGTCTTTCCATTGTACGGGTATATGATTTTAATAAATCTCTTACATTAATTGATGTAGGAACAGGTGCAGGCTTTCCGGGTATACCCTTAAAAATAATTTATCCCAAAATTAAAGTAACATTAATGGATTCTTTAAATAAAAGAATTAACTTTTTAAAAGAAGTAATCACTGAATTAGAGCTGGAGGACATAGACGCTATACATGCAAGAGCTGAAGATTTAGGTAGGGACAGTAATTACAGAGAAAAGTACGATGTATGTGTTTCAAGAGCTGTAGCAAACTTATCTACTTTAAGTGAGTATTGTATGCCCCTTGTGAAAGTGAAAGGTTTCTTTCTATCTTATAAAGGTTCAAATGTGCAAGAAGAGGTTAAGAATGCAAAAAAAGCAGTAAAACTTCTTGGTGGCAGAATAAATGGATGTGAAGAATTCAGTTTGGAGGGAGATATCGGACGATCTTTTGTAATTATTGAAAAGATTGAAAAGATATCAGATAAATACCCAAGATCCTCGGGTAAACCATCGAAAGAACCACTTTGA
- a CDS encoding GNAT family N-acetyltransferase — protein sequence MIQGKVVAADKYEDLITVWNSVFQDFDITYQFKDENIYIVLYEGVREDKPIGAAELKMIDGECFIDRLAVLSEKRNNRNGEFLLRFALDKGFSKGYEKIYTSIQKEQKGIFSQVGFNPTKIDKINSNTIKCEISPDKFYKHCRN from the coding sequence ATGATACAGGGGAAGGTAGTTGCTGCAGATAAATATGAAGATTTAATAACTGTTTGGAATTCTGTATTTCAGGATTTTGATATAACCTATCAATTCAAAGATGAAAATATTTATATAGTTCTTTATGAGGGAGTGAGAGAAGATAAACCGATTGGTGCTGCGGAATTAAAAATGATAGATGGAGAGTGTTTTATCGATCGATTGGCGGTTCTTTCAGAGAAGAGAAATAATAGAAATGGTGAGTTTCTTTTACGATTTGCATTAGATAAAGGTTTCAGTAAAGGTTATGAAAAAATATACACAAGTATACAAAAGGAACAAAAAGGTATATTCTCTCAAGTGGGATTCAATCCGACAAAAATAGACAAAATAAATTCAAATACGATAAAATGTGAAATATCACCAGATAAATTCTATAAACATTGTCGAAATTAA
- a CDS encoding sensor histidine kinase, whose translation MIYQEDNMGFMEQLRDALCYIDENEKSVQQEIERINGRLKNLEDKKKKIQKKISAITLDNISEDVYLINLSLEDKKLSKLKADKVKIEEDIKKEEEKFFECIRNKNNLDNIKSCFHTLKGNLYEDMNDFCKSYSEKMEKNESISYEFGLNIIETQETERKRIARDLHDSTVQNLTTMMHKTELCTRLIDIDPIRAKLELQTMVGTIKTTINDMRNIIYGLRPMALDDLGLVPAIEKYIRDITQNYNIKVTLKLHNNERTLLPAINLTLFRIIQESVNNAIKHGRAKKIQIDINYLEKAVKVQIKDDGIGIKKEKLSDPGENIFSGFGLSMMRERVSILSGDFNIETDENEGTKIIVKIPLKSIRRV comes from the coding sequence ATGATTTATCAGGAAGATAATATGGGGTTTATGGAACAATTACGGGATGCTCTATGCTATATTGACGAAAATGAAAAAAGTGTTCAGCAGGAAATTGAACGAATTAATGGAAGATTAAAAAATCTTGAAGATAAAAAAAAGAAAATTCAGAAAAAAATATCTGCCATTACTTTAGACAATATTTCTGAAGATGTTTATTTAATAAATTTAAGCTTGGAAGATAAAAAATTATCAAAGTTAAAAGCTGATAAAGTTAAAATTGAAGAAGATATAAAAAAGGAAGAAGAAAAGTTCTTTGAATGTATCAGAAATAAAAACAATCTGGATAATATAAAAAGCTGTTTTCATACCTTAAAAGGTAATCTCTATGAAGATATGAATGATTTCTGTAAAAGTTATTCTGAGAAAATGGAGAAAAATGAAAGTATCAGTTATGAATTTGGATTAAATATAATCGAGACCCAAGAGACTGAAAGAAAACGAATTGCAAGAGATTTACATGATTCAACAGTACAAAATCTAACAACGATGATGCATAAAACAGAATTATGTACCAGACTGATTGATATAGATCCTATACGTGCTAAATTAGAGCTACAAACAATGGTAGGAACAATAAAAACTACGATAAATGACATGCGTAATATTATTTATGGACTTAGACCAATGGCTCTTGATGATTTAGGACTTGTACCAGCTATTGAAAAGTATATAAGAGATATTACTCAAAATTATAATATAAAAGTAACTTTGAAATTACATAATAATGAACGAACGTTGTTACCTGCCATTAATCTTACTTTATTTCGCATAATACAAGAATCTGTTAATAATGCTATTAAACACGGAAGAGCTAAAAAGATTCAAATTGACATAAATTATTTAGAAAAAGCAGTAAAAGTGCAAATCAAAGATGACGGAATCGGAATAAAAAAAGAAAAGCTGTCAGATCCAGGGGAGAACATCTTTTCAGGTTTTGGTTTATCAATGATGAGAGAAAGAGTGTCTATATTATCAGGTGATTTCAATATAGAAACAGATGAAAACGAAGGAACGAAAATAATTGTTAAGATTCCTTTGAAAAGTATTAGGAGGGTATAA
- a CDS encoding response regulator transcription factor, which yields MSTIRVVIADDHRMIREGLKQLLELEGDISIVGEAGDGIECIEEIGIKKPDVLLLDINMPRMDGLKVLQKLKEMKSNIKVLILTIHNEIEYLLKAVDIGVNGYVLKDSESDLLRKAIFAIYNGEIFIQPNMVPLLNDKLENREEETTTESLLTKREMEVLKLITEGLFNKEIAYNLSISEKTVKNHVSNIFRKISVSDRTQAAVYAIRNNIVEVF from the coding sequence ATGAGCACTATTAGGGTAGTTATTGCAGATGATCATCGTATGATAAGAGAGGGTTTAAAACAGCTTTTAGAACTTGAGGGTGATATATCTATTGTTGGTGAAGCAGGGGATGGAATTGAATGTATTGAAGAAATAGGAATTAAGAAACCGGATGTTCTGTTACTGGATATTAATATGCCCCGGATGGATGGTTTAAAGGTACTACAAAAGCTAAAAGAAATGAAGTCAAATATAAAAGTATTAATCCTTACAATACATAATGAAATTGAATATTTATTAAAAGCTGTTGATATTGGTGTAAATGGCTATGTATTAAAGGATTCTGAAAGCGATTTACTTAGAAAAGCCATATTTGCTATATATAATGGAGAAATTTTTATTCAACCTAATATGGTACCTCTTCTTAATGATAAGCTGGAGAACAGAGAAGAAGAAACTACTACTGAAAGTCTTTTAACAAAGAGAGAAATGGAAGTACTCAAACTGATAACAGAGGGTTTGTTTAATAAAGAAATAGCATATAACTTGTCTATCAGTGAGAAAACAGTTAAAAACCATGTTTCAAATATATTTAGAAAAATAAGTGTGTCAGATCGAACACAGGCTGCAGTTTATGCTATTAGAAATAATATAGTAGAAGTTTTTTAA